The Lewinellaceae bacterium genome has a segment encoding these proteins:
- a CDS encoding methyltransferase domain-containing protein, producing the protein MYELLKKGARGFIPNQWLLKYEPFIRRIITLFYWGRKFQCNICEQKLSKFQLKNNKDKMCPACGSLPRNRRLWSLVAPLLNPNSNILHFSPSRSLSRKFNTLENIHYISTDFEEEFPALKHHDITAIDEPDASFDLILCYHVLEHIDKDKKAMEELFRVLKKGGHCFIQTPFKTGEIYENPEIKSPEDKKLHFGQEDHVRIYSVEGLEKRLQQAGFKTTIKSFTPDPDDFNGFKQEELIIARKV; encoded by the coding sequence ATGTATGAACTACTTAAAAAAGGAGCCCGGGGATTCATTCCGAACCAATGGCTCCTCAAATACGAACCCTTCATTCGCCGGATCATTACCTTATTCTATTGGGGTCGGAAATTTCAATGTAATATCTGTGAGCAAAAATTATCAAAATTTCAACTCAAGAACAATAAGGATAAAATGTGCCCGGCTTGTGGGAGCCTGCCAAGAAACAGGAGGCTTTGGTCACTGGTCGCTCCGCTTTTAAACCCGAACTCAAACATTTTACATTTTTCCCCTTCCCGAAGCTTGTCCAGGAAATTCAATACCCTGGAAAATATTCATTATATCTCTACGGACTTTGAGGAGGAGTTTCCTGCCCTGAAACATCATGACATCACGGCCATTGACGAACCTGATGCTTCTTTTGATCTCATCTTGTGTTACCATGTTCTTGAGCACATTGACAAGGATAAAAAAGCCATGGAGGAACTCTTCCGGGTTTTAAAAAAAGGAGGCCATTGTTTTATCCAAACGCCCTTTAAAACCGGTGAAATTTATGAAAATCCGGAGATCAAAAGCCCTGAAGACAAGAAGCTCCACTTTGGACAGGAAGACCATGTGAGGATATATTCTGTGGAAGGATTGGAAAAAAGGTTGCAGCAGGCAGGATTTAAAACAACCATAAAATCTTTTACTCCTGATCCTGATGATTTTAACGGATTTAAACAGGAAGAATTGATTATTGCCAGAAAAGTTTGA
- a CDS encoding helix-turn-helix domain-containing protein: protein MGRKSKKLDLTAAEKAELEKGFKYSGSKVFSQRCHMILLKNQGLTSQQIADIFGVTFQPVNSWIKRYLSDGIEGLKTKSGQGRKPILNKEQDEAKVKAAIKNERQRIKLAKEDLEKDLGKSFSVLTLKRFLKNLGADGNESV from the coding sequence ATGGGTCGAAAATCAAAGAAGCTAGACTTAACGGCGGCAGAGAAAGCTGAATTGGAAAAAGGATTCAAATATTCTGGATCAAAAGTGTTTTCCCAGCGATGTCACATGATTTTATTGAAGAATCAAGGGTTGACCTCACAACAGATTGCTGATATTTTTGGCGTTACTTTTCAACCGGTAAATAGTTGGATCAAAAGGTATCTTTCCGATGGGATCGAAGGTTTGAAAACAAAATCTGGTCAGGGAAGAAAGCCCATTTTAAACAAAGAACAGGATGAAGCCAAAGTAAAAGCAGCTATCAAAAATGAACGGCAACGAATTAAGTTAGCGAAAGAAGACTTAGAAAAAGATTTAGGAAAAAGCTTCAGTGTTTTAACCCTAAAACGATTTTTAAAAAACTTGGGTGCCGATGGAAACGAATCCGTTTAA
- a CDS encoding alpha/beta hydrolase, translating into MEEPTTQHTDYREEINADFLPKIIVISEEFEIPQLIKTRRIAALLPHDYDQTDKRYPVLYLQDGQNLFDEYAPFGNWGVDKQLARMTARGLGDFIVIAIDHGGDKRIKEYTPSYDTKLGTGDGKKYVRFLSDTLKPYVDKHFRTLPEREFTGIGGSSMGGLVSIYAGWMYPEVYSKLMIFSPALWVAPNIHFHFMNFGHSQDVKVYLYAGGSESDMMIPNVTRFQQAFKDSSATANFEIKLSIDPQGKHNEAYWGREFPYAVKWLFFE; encoded by the coding sequence ATGGAAGAACCTACTACACAGCATACGGACTACCGTGAAGAAATCAATGCCGACTTTCTGCCGAAGATCATTGTTATTTCAGAAGAATTTGAAATTCCTCAATTGATCAAAACCAGGCGCATTGCAGCATTGCTTCCTCATGATTACGATCAAACGGATAAAAGATATCCTGTTTTGTATTTACAGGACGGGCAAAATCTCTTTGACGAATACGCTCCCTTTGGCAACTGGGGGGTCGACAAGCAACTGGCCAGGATGACGGCCCGTGGGCTGGGCGACTTTATCGTCATTGCCATCGACCATGGGGGCGACAAACGTATCAAAGAGTACACCCCCTCTTATGACACCAAGCTGGGCACCGGCGATGGCAAAAAATACGTCCGGTTTTTATCAGACACCCTGAAACCATATGTGGACAAACATTTCCGAACCCTTCCTGAGAGGGAATTTACGGGTATCGGTGGAAGCTCTATGGGAGGATTGGTGAGTATTTACGCCGGGTGGATGTATCCTGAAGTTTACAGCAAACTCATGATTTTCTCCCCGGCACTTTGGGTGGCTCCGAATATTCACTTTCATTTTATGAATTTCGGACATTCCCAGGATGTCAAAGTTTACCTTTACGCCGGAGGTAGCGAGAGTGATATGATGATCCCCAACGTAACAAGGTTTCAGCAGGCATTCAAAGATAGTTCAGCAACCGCCAACTTTGAAATTAAATTATCCATTGACCCGCAAGGAAAACACAATGAAGCCTATTGGGGGAGAGAATTCCCTTATGCCGTCAAATGGCTTTTTTTTGAATAA